One genomic window of Hymenobacter sp. J193 includes the following:
- a CDS encoding tRNA-(ms[2]io[6]A)-hydroxylase — protein MTDYSAPQPSEEEAQKREKTILKLKLNTDPRWVDIASKNIEDILVDHAYCEQKAASTGISLIVKYPEKTRLVDELTELVAEEWAHFERVLQELRKRGHQLGRPRRDEYVVQLMAHVRKGGLRERQLMDQLLVSALIEARSCERFKLLWKHIPDPELSKFYYELMVSEAGHFVAYVDLAKEYCDAREVDARLQELLKIEGDIVTNLPVRDDRMH, from the coding sequence ATGACGGATTATTCGGCGCCCCAGCCTTCAGAGGAAGAAGCTCAAAAACGCGAGAAAACCATCCTTAAGCTCAAGCTGAACACCGACCCGCGCTGGGTGGATATTGCCAGCAAAAACATTGAGGACATTCTCGTCGACCACGCCTACTGCGAGCAGAAGGCGGCCAGTACCGGTATTTCGCTGATTGTGAAATACCCCGAGAAAACGCGCCTCGTAGACGAGCTGACGGAGCTGGTAGCCGAGGAGTGGGCCCACTTCGAGCGGGTGCTGCAGGAGCTGCGCAAGCGCGGCCACCAGCTGGGCCGCCCCCGCCGCGACGAATACGTGGTGCAGCTGATGGCCCACGTGCGCAAAGGCGGCCTGCGCGAGCGGCAGCTCATGGACCAGCTACTGGTGTCGGCGCTGATTGAGGCCCGCAGCTGTGAGCGGTTCAAGCTGCTCTGGAAACACATTCCCGACCCTGAACTCAGCAAGTTCTACTACGAGCTGATGGTGTCGGAAGCCGGGCATTTCGTGGCGTACGTGGACCTGGCCAAGGAATACTGCGACGCCCGCGAAGTGGATGCCCGCCTGCAGGAGCTGCTCAAAATAGAGGGCGACATCGTGACCAATCTGCCCGTGCGCGACGACCGGATGCACTAG
- a CDS encoding glycoside hydrolase family 2 protein, with amino-acid sequence MNSTQPNFGFSATNGDLRTTNPLPRAVLRSNNYLLLDGEWRFALDPGDVGLRDAWYVSHQYEHVANWPGSVEEHMEQTREPGQPSSRWQDKVVAWYEREFSLPERGDDHSLFQLTFGACGYETQVWLNGHLLRTIEGEDIHYGEYTSFSFELRDEYLRPNNRITVRIADTMDAETPRGKQESHVYKRGGIWYQTHTGAVRSVWLEMVERNRLRTRVGVESVIEDRLVRFNMTTRIHDPGVYTVRLQVFSTNEPAPQPLAVSEFELRLEAGQRQQRMVMELPGAKLWGPGMPNLYRLVAQLIDSEGYTAQIETHFGMRKVESRGRHVYLNNEPTYLDGILYQPGTATYEEMRLHMHAMLELGCNLVRVHIAGVDPRIYNLADELGLLLWVEVPSPHSSTPRSRENHRAELLRMLALIQSHPSVVIWSLYNEDWGCQDIATNPETRRYITDMYHYMQIEHPQFLVVDNDGWQHISQEGRLKSDLLTAHLYTPDLPRWQELLDRLVEGEMVGTAAFPLVVGDPFFYRRQKPLIVSEWGGFGFADYGGPQAGEERTERIRQFKQELRRRDIAGDVYTQATNIEDERNGVIDPHTGALSVPAGLLSSKGDGEQVTGNR; translated from the coding sequence ATGAATTCCACGCAACCTAACTTCGGCTTTTCGGCTACCAATGGCGACCTGCGCACGACGAACCCCCTCCCGCGGGCCGTGCTGCGCTCCAACAACTATCTGCTGCTCGACGGGGAGTGGCGCTTTGCTCTGGACCCCGGTGACGTAGGCCTGCGCGATGCCTGGTACGTCAGCCACCAGTACGAGCACGTAGCCAACTGGCCCGGCTCGGTGGAGGAGCACATGGAGCAAACCCGGGAGCCCGGCCAGCCTTCCTCCCGGTGGCAGGATAAGGTAGTAGCCTGGTACGAACGGGAATTTTCTTTACCCGAGCGGGGCGACGACCACAGTCTGTTTCAGCTCACCTTCGGGGCCTGCGGCTACGAAACCCAGGTGTGGCTCAACGGGCACTTGCTGCGCACGATTGAGGGCGAAGACATTCACTACGGCGAGTACACGTCGTTTTCGTTTGAGCTGCGCGACGAGTACCTGCGCCCCAACAACCGCATCACCGTGCGCATTGCCGATACCATGGACGCCGAAACGCCCCGCGGCAAGCAGGAGTCGCACGTGTACAAGCGCGGCGGCATCTGGTACCAAACGCATACCGGAGCCGTGCGCTCGGTATGGCTGGAGATGGTGGAGCGCAACCGCCTTCGCACCCGCGTGGGCGTGGAAAGCGTGATTGAAGACCGGCTGGTGCGTTTCAATATGACCACCCGGATTCACGACCCCGGCGTGTATACTGTACGCCTGCAGGTATTCTCCACCAACGAGCCAGCCCCGCAGCCCCTGGCCGTGTCGGAGTTTGAGCTGCGCCTAGAGGCGGGCCAGCGCCAGCAACGGATGGTGATGGAGCTACCCGGGGCAAAACTCTGGGGGCCGGGCATGCCCAACCTCTACCGGCTGGTGGCTCAGCTCATCGATTCCGAAGGGTATACTGCCCAGATTGAAACGCATTTCGGGATGCGCAAAGTAGAATCCCGAGGGCGGCACGTGTACCTCAACAACGAGCCTACTTATCTCGACGGCATCCTCTACCAGCCCGGCACGGCCACCTACGAGGAAATGCGCCTGCACATGCATGCCATGCTTGAGCTGGGCTGCAACCTGGTGCGGGTGCACATTGCCGGGGTCGATCCGCGCATCTATAATCTGGCCGATGAGTTGGGCCTACTGCTGTGGGTAGAAGTGCCGAGCCCCCACTCCTCCACCCCGCGCAGCCGCGAAAACCACCGTGCCGAACTGCTGCGCATGCTGGCCCTTATTCAGTCGCACCCCTCGGTGGTTATCTGGAGCCTTTATAACGAGGACTGGGGCTGCCAGGACATTGCTACCAACCCCGAAACTCGCCGCTACATAACCGACATGTACCACTACATGCAGATCGAGCATCCGCAGTTTCTGGTGGTGGACAACGACGGCTGGCAGCACATTTCGCAGGAGGGCCGCCTGAAGTCCGATTTGCTCACGGCCCACCTCTACACCCCCGACCTGCCGCGCTGGCAGGAGTTGCTCGACCGGCTGGTGGAGGGCGAAATGGTTGGCACGGCCGCCTTCCCGCTGGTGGTGGGCGACCCGTTCTTCTACCGTCGTCAGAAGCCCCTGATTGTGAGTGAGTGGGGCGGCTTCGGCTTTGCCGACTACGGCGGGCCCCAGGCCGGGGAAGAGCGGACGGAGCGCATCCGGCAGTTCAAGCAGGAGCTGCGTCGGCGCGATATTGCCGGCGACGTTTATACCCAGGCCACTAACATCGAGGATGAGCGCAACGGCGTCATTGACCCGCATACGGGCGCTCTGTCGGTGCCGGCGGGCTTGCTTTCTTCAAAGGGGGATGGTGAACAGGTAACAGGTAACAGGTAA
- a CDS encoding asparagine synthetase B, translated as MRKSFFLFVGLLLTLLPLAARANRVLIPMDQTQKEHLKAYGIAFWLLTKQVEVDWLLNYRGGAFACNGVEGLENELAVRGVSYQVISEAQYGSVLQEIADPNANMDIMKLEKVPKIAVYTPKGKQPWDDAVTMVLTYAEIPYTQIYDDEVLHGDLPKYDWLHIHHEDFTGEYGKFFASYRNRPWYQQQQRDSEAAAKRNGFAKVSQMKGAVVTRMQEFVAGGGFMFAMCGATDTYDIALAGLGVDMVESMYDGDPADPAAQSKLNFNRTLAFKDFQLVRDPYQYEYSNIDMQPQERGVYEDNDYFQLFTFSAKYDPVPTMLTQDHEKTIKGFMGQTTAFRKQLIKPDVVVMGDNKASGEVRYMHGTLGKGTWTFYGGHDPEDYQHLVEEEPTDLALHPNSPGYRLILNNVLFPAAKKKKQKT; from the coding sequence ATGCGGAAGTCGTTTTTTCTGTTTGTGGGCTTGCTGCTGACCCTGCTGCCGCTGGCGGCGCGGGCTAACCGCGTGCTCATTCCCATGGATCAGACCCAGAAGGAGCACCTTAAGGCCTACGGCATTGCCTTCTGGCTGCTCACCAAGCAGGTGGAGGTAGACTGGCTGCTGAACTACCGCGGCGGGGCCTTTGCCTGCAACGGCGTGGAGGGGCTGGAAAATGAGCTGGCTGTGCGGGGCGTGAGCTACCAGGTGATTTCGGAAGCCCAGTACGGCAGCGTGCTGCAGGAAATTGCGGACCCCAATGCCAACATGGACATCATGAAGCTGGAGAAAGTACCCAAGATTGCGGTGTACACACCCAAGGGCAAGCAGCCCTGGGACGATGCCGTGACGATGGTGCTTACCTACGCCGAAATTCCCTACACCCAGATTTACGACGACGAAGTGCTGCACGGCGACCTGCCCAAGTACGACTGGCTGCACATTCATCACGAGGACTTTACGGGCGAGTACGGCAAGTTCTTCGCCTCCTACCGCAACCGCCCCTGGTACCAGCAGCAGCAGCGCGACTCGGAGGCGGCGGCCAAGCGCAACGGTTTCGCCAAAGTCAGCCAGATGAAGGGCGCCGTGGTCACGCGCATGCAGGAGTTTGTGGCCGGTGGCGGCTTCATGTTTGCCATGTGCGGGGCCACCGACACCTACGACATTGCCTTGGCTGGCCTGGGCGTGGATATGGTGGAAAGCATGTACGACGGCGACCCGGCTGACCCGGCCGCTCAGAGCAAGCTCAACTTCAACCGTACCCTGGCTTTCAAGGACTTTCAGCTCGTGCGCGACCCGTACCAGTACGAGTACTCCAACATCGACATGCAGCCCCAGGAGCGCGGGGTGTACGAGGACAATGACTACTTCCAGCTGTTCACGTTCTCAGCCAAGTACGACCCGGTGCCCACCATGCTCACTCAGGACCACGAGAAAACCATCAAGGGCTTTATGGGCCAGACTACGGCCTTCCGCAAGCAGCTCATCAAGCCCGACGTGGTGGTGATGGGCGACAATAAGGCCTCGGGCGAGGTGCGCTACATGCACGGCACGCTGGGCAAAGGCACCTGGACGTTCTACGGCGGCCACGACCCCGAAGACTACCAGCACCTGGTAGAGGAAGAGCCCACCGACCTGGCCCTGCACCCCAACTCCCCCGGCTACCGCCTCATCCTGAATAACGTGCTCTTCCCGGCTGCTAAAAAGAAAAAGCAGAAGACCTAA
- a CDS encoding ABC transporter permease has protein sequence MHLLENIREAFRSIHSNLLRTVLTGLIVSIGIMALVGILTAIDAMKNSLNQTFASLGANSFEMTAKGYSNRFRQGGRRERTYPPISYLQAQQYKQQLGDDAKVGLSAFIAGATEVKANGEKTNPNMNVVAGDENYLLIQNYELGSGRSFSQTELDNGANVAIVGSEIKDKLFPSQNPVDQYVYFLGRRFQVVGVFEKSGPTMGGGGADRTILIPLETGNQMPRQQALTYDVKTAVEKPENLTYVTGQATGIMRAVRHDELGQEDSFDLERSDSLAAKLDSLSGGMKVGGFLVGFITLLGASIALMNIMMVSVTERTREIGVRKALGATALQIRQQFLIEAIVICIMGGLFGILLGVAMGNGVSLFVGSGGFVVPWLWMTMGLIICVTVGLASGYYPASKAAALDPIESLRYE, from the coding sequence ATGCACTTGCTAGAAAACATTCGGGAGGCGTTCCGTTCCATTCACAGTAATCTGCTGCGCACGGTGCTCACGGGCCTTATTGTGAGCATCGGCATCATGGCGCTGGTAGGTATTCTCACGGCCATCGATGCCATGAAGAACTCCCTGAACCAGACCTTCGCCAGCCTGGGGGCCAACTCCTTTGAAATGACGGCCAAGGGTTACAGCAACCGCTTCCGGCAGGGCGGCCGCCGGGAGCGCACCTACCCGCCCATCAGCTACCTGCAGGCCCAGCAGTACAAGCAGCAGCTCGGCGACGATGCCAAGGTGGGCCTCTCGGCCTTTATTGCGGGCGCTACGGAAGTGAAAGCCAACGGGGAGAAAACCAACCCGAACATGAACGTGGTGGCCGGCGACGAAAATTACCTGCTGATTCAGAACTACGAGCTGGGCAGCGGCCGGAGCTTTTCGCAGACGGAGCTGGACAACGGCGCCAACGTGGCCATTGTGGGCAGTGAAATCAAGGATAAGCTCTTTCCCAGCCAGAACCCCGTCGACCAGTACGTGTATTTCCTGGGCCGCCGGTTTCAGGTGGTAGGCGTGTTTGAGAAAAGCGGCCCCACCATGGGCGGGGGCGGCGCCGACCGCACCATCCTGATTCCACTGGAAACCGGCAACCAGATGCCCCGCCAGCAGGCCCTCACCTACGACGTGAAAACGGCCGTGGAAAAGCCCGAGAACCTGACGTACGTAACGGGCCAGGCCACCGGCATCATGCGCGCCGTGCGCCACGACGAACTGGGCCAGGAGGACTCCTTTGACTTGGAGCGCTCCGATTCCCTGGCTGCCAAGCTGGACAGTCTCTCCGGGGGGATGAAAGTGGGTGGTTTCCTGGTAGGCTTTATCACCCTGCTCGGCGCCAGCATTGCCCTCATGAACATCATGATGGTGTCGGTGACGGAGCGCACCCGGGAAATTGGGGTGCGCAAGGCGCTGGGCGCTACGGCCCTACAAATTCGTCAGCAGTTCCTGATCGAGGCCATTGTGATTTGCATCATGGGCGGGCTGTTCGGCATTCTGCTGGGCGTGGCTATGGGCAACGGCGTGTCGTTATTTGTAGGCAGTGGCGGCTTCGTGGTGCCCTGGCTCTGGATGACGATGGGCCTGATTATCTGCGTGACGGTAGGGCTGGCCTCGGGCTATTACCCCGCCAGCAAAGCCGCTGCCCTCGACCCCATCGAGAGTTTGCGCTACGAGTAG
- a CDS encoding alpha/beta fold hydrolase — protein MQPVSSLFPASYSDEALLRRLPGFTDHYATVNGVRLHYVEGGSGPVLVCLPGWPQTWYSYHPIAAGLARHYRVIIVDIRGMGSSEKPAAGYDKKTMARDIYELLRHLGVTKASLLGHDIGGMVASSFGFNYPQATHKLILADGAHPSEGLRQMPLLPAPGSFTDKMNGQQPYLWWMAFNQVKELPEQLLAGRFEYLLEHLFRYVMLDEGRMSAFDRAVYAAVYNQPENIRASNAWYQALDQDIADASTYARLTMPVLGIGSHVSYNYLQMSLPYMAEDVRVVGILDSGHYMFEEQPAQVLAAVLDFLQPPAS, from the coding sequence GTGCAACCCGTTTCTTCCCTGTTTCCGGCCTCCTACTCCGACGAGGCGCTGCTCCGACGCCTGCCCGGCTTCACTGACCACTACGCCACCGTTAATGGCGTGCGGCTCCACTACGTAGAGGGCGGGAGTGGCCCAGTGCTGGTGTGCCTGCCGGGCTGGCCGCAAACCTGGTACTCCTACCACCCCATTGCCGCCGGGCTGGCCCGGCATTACCGGGTTATCATCGTTGATATTCGCGGCATGGGCAGTTCTGAGAAGCCCGCCGCGGGCTACGACAAAAAGACCATGGCCCGGGACATCTACGAACTGCTGCGCCACCTGGGCGTGACGAAGGCCTCGCTCCTGGGGCATGACATCGGCGGTATGGTGGCTAGCAGCTTCGGGTTTAATTATCCGCAGGCCACCCATAAGCTTATCCTGGCCGATGGGGCGCACCCCAGCGAAGGTCTGCGGCAGATGCCGCTGCTACCAGCCCCCGGCTCCTTTACCGATAAGATGAACGGCCAGCAGCCCTACCTCTGGTGGATGGCCTTCAATCAGGTGAAGGAGTTGCCCGAGCAGTTGCTGGCCGGGCGGTTTGAGTATCTGCTGGAGCACCTCTTTCGCTACGTGATGCTGGACGAGGGCCGCATGTCGGCCTTCGACCGGGCAGTGTACGCAGCCGTCTACAACCAGCCCGAGAACATCCGCGCCTCAAACGCCTGGTATCAGGCACTGGACCAGGATATAGCCGACGCTAGCACCTACGCGCGCCTTACCATGCCGGTGCTGGGTATTGGCAGCCACGTGTCGTACAATTACCTGCAAATGAGTTTGCCTTATATGGCCGAAGACGTCCGGGTCGTCGGTATCTTGGACAGCGGGCACTATATGTTCGAGGAGCAGCCGGCGCAGGTTCTGGCAGCCGTCCTGGACTTCCTGCAGCCACCGGCCAGCTAA
- a CDS encoding NmrA family NAD(P)-binding protein: MNALIVVAGATCDLGGRIISTLHRRGATVRALVRPETDQAKTDRLCRQGADVWRVEFTDHAALAQACQGASCVVSALAGLEQVIVQAQSQLLSAAVAARVPRFIPSDFASDYTLQAPGANRNFDLRRTFRARLDQAPIAATSILNGAFAEVLSYNIPLLNFRQQQVGYWEDADWRIDFTTKGDTAAFTAAAALDPATPRFLRIASFQPSPRELVALAEATDKGRFTLVRLGSRADLAAAIRRARAANPAGEQQLYADWQQMQYLLSMFSVQNPALDNARYPELTWTNPITFLTA, from the coding sequence ATGAATGCTCTTATTGTAGTGGCCGGCGCCACCTGCGACCTGGGCGGCCGCATCATCAGCACCCTGCACCGGCGCGGCGCAACCGTGCGGGCGCTGGTACGCCCCGAAACCGACCAGGCGAAGACAGACCGCCTCTGCCGGCAAGGCGCGGACGTATGGCGCGTCGAATTCACGGACCATGCGGCCCTCGCCCAGGCGTGCCAGGGCGCGAGTTGCGTGGTATCGGCCCTGGCGGGGCTGGAGCAGGTTATCGTGCAGGCTCAGTCGCAGCTGCTCAGCGCGGCCGTGGCAGCGCGCGTGCCGCGCTTTATTCCCTCCGACTTTGCCAGCGACTACACCCTTCAGGCTCCCGGCGCCAACCGCAACTTCGACCTGCGGCGCACGTTCCGGGCCCGCCTCGACCAGGCTCCCATCGCCGCAACGTCCATTCTCAACGGCGCTTTCGCCGAAGTGCTGAGCTACAACATTCCGCTGCTGAACTTCCGGCAGCAGCAGGTAGGCTATTGGGAAGACGCCGACTGGCGCATCGACTTCACCACGAAGGGCGACACGGCCGCCTTTACGGCCGCTGCTGCGCTGGACCCGGCCACGCCCCGCTTCCTGCGCATCGCCAGCTTTCAGCCCAGCCCGCGCGAGCTGGTTGCCCTGGCCGAGGCCACCGACAAAGGCCGCTTCACGCTGGTGCGGCTGGGCTCCCGCGCCGATCTGGCCGCGGCTATCCGGCGCGCCCGGGCGGCCAACCCGGCCGGTGAGCAGCAACTCTACGCCGACTGGCAGCAGATGCAATACCTGCTGAGCATGTTCAGTGTGCAGAACCCGGCGCTCGACAATGCCCGCTACCCGGAGCTGACCTGGACCAACCCCATCACCTTTTTAACCGCTTAA
- a CDS encoding helix-turn-helix transcriptional regulator — translation MPAPATYTYTSELYEGPALTSSAVLDWPGVRIERYQLAPAALPAHCHEHHLLLVHQGPQPVVASRRTGSRVEADQFRHGDVGLYPGGEYGPFNWDSPVDIIQVHLDALALENRARRDLDVRAFALRERFRCEDGLLAQLAQQLLAATGRANGLGQLYAESLVTTLCYHLIEHHATFEHRPTSGPGGRLPAAVLARIDAYLEAHAEAPVTLEVLAGMANLSVFHFARRFRHTTGRAPYQYVLDWKIRRARALLRAGELPVAAIGDALGFASPAHFAAAFKRAVGQSPRAFQQGPTARQ, via the coding sequence ATGCCTGCACCTGCCACCTATACCTACACCTCCGAGCTCTACGAGGGCCCGGCCCTGACGAGCAGTGCCGTGCTGGACTGGCCCGGGGTACGGATTGAGCGCTACCAGCTGGCCCCAGCGGCTCTGCCGGCTCACTGCCACGAGCACCACCTGCTCCTGGTGCATCAGGGGCCGCAGCCGGTAGTTGCCAGCCGCCGCACCGGAAGCCGCGTGGAAGCAGACCAGTTCCGGCACGGCGACGTGGGCCTGTACCCGGGTGGGGAGTACGGCCCGTTTAACTGGGACAGCCCGGTAGACATCATTCAGGTGCATCTGGATGCCCTTGCCCTGGAAAACCGGGCCCGTCGCGACCTGGACGTGCGCGCCTTCGCCCTGCGGGAGCGGTTTCGCTGCGAGGATGGGCTGCTCGCCCAGCTCGCTCAGCAGCTGCTGGCGGCCACGGGCCGGGCAAATGGCCTCGGGCAGCTCTATGCCGAGTCGCTGGTAACTACGCTCTGCTACCATCTCATTGAGCACCACGCCACGTTCGAGCACCGCCCAACGAGCGGGCCCGGGGGCCGGCTGCCGGCCGCGGTGCTGGCCCGCATCGATGCTTACCTGGAGGCCCACGCGGAAGCGCCCGTGACGCTGGAGGTATTGGCCGGCATGGCCAACCTGAGTGTGTTTCACTTCGCCCGCCGCTTCAGGCACACCACCGGCCGCGCCCCCTATCAGTACGTGCTGGACTGGAAAATCCGGCGCGCCCGCGCTTTGCTGCGAGCCGGCGAGTTGCCGGTGGCTGCCATCGGTGATGCGCTGGGCTTTGCCTCGCCGGCCCATTTTGCTGCCGCCTTCAAGCGGGCCGTGGGTCAGAGTCCCCGGGCGTTTCAACAGGGCCCGACCGCGCGCCAATAG